In the Gossypium arboreum isolate Shixiya-1 chromosome 10, ASM2569848v2, whole genome shotgun sequence genome, one interval contains:
- the LOC128282447 gene encoding uncharacterized protein LOC128282447 isoform X1, whose translation MSLQHFSHQHPLVSNESHGHEIEKVKCSRCGESVSGSSFGCAECGFYLHKQCAEAPTEMNHPFHRDHNLNLLARNPYNAGTVPRVIKFYRHQHRISHTYFLDQNEFESWECRFCLKEVNAKHGSYFCSKCNYIVHVKCATNHSRLYYEVDSIETEEETDSNEPVDLREIHPHNSILSGDIRDFKQCDGCLLPIDTSYCYCSQLLLQRQPPLPPRQPPPQRQPRPQRQPPPLPRQPPLQRQPQPQQQPQPPRQLPPPPR comes from the exons ATGAGCCTTCAACACTTTAGCCATCAACATCCACTGGTGTCTAATGAAAGCCATGGCCACGAAATTGAAAAGGTGAAATGCTCAAGATGTGGGGAGTCAGTGTCAGGTTCCAGCTTTGGTTGTGCGGAGTGTGGGTTTTATCTACACAAGCAGTGTGCTGAGGCTCCTACAGAGATGAATCACCCTTTCCATCGCGACCACAACCTTAATCTTCTTGCAAGGAATCCATACAACGCCGGTACAG TGCCACGCGTCATCAAATTCTATCGGCATCAGCACCGCATTTCCCACACATATTTCCTGGACCAAAATGAATTTGAATCGTGGGAATGTAGATTTTGCTTGAAGGAGGTGAACGCAAAGCATGGGAGTTACTTTTGTTCTAAATGCAATTACATAGTCCATGTAAAGTGTGCAACAAATCACAGTCGTTTGTATTACGAGGTTGACTCTATAGAAACAGAAGAAGAGACGGACTCAAATGAACCTGTCGATTTGAGAGAAATTCATCCACATAACTCAATACTGAGTGGAGACATTAGGGATTTTAAACAATGCGACGGTTGCCTTCTACCCATCGATACTTCTTATTGTTATTGTTCACAGCTTCTACTACAGCGACAGCCGCCATTGCCGCCACGACAACCTCCACCGCAACGACAACCTCGACCGCAGCGACAGCCGCCACCGCTGCCTCGACAGCCTCCACTGCAGCGACAACCTCAACCGCAGCAACAGCCTCAACCGCCGCGACAGCTGCCACCGCCGCCGCGATAG
- the LOC128282447 gene encoding uncharacterized protein LOC128282447 isoform X2: protein MSLQHFSHQHPLVSNESHGHEIEKVKCSRCGESVSGSSFGCAECGFYLHKQCAEAPTEMNHPFHRDHNLNLLARNPYNAGTASTTATAAIAATTTSTATTTSTAATAATAASTASTAATTSTAATASTAATAATAAAIASTNATTSTAATAAATVIASTAVTAATVAVAVAVVVEAAAMACFSVFSNYLTYL, encoded by the exons ATGAGCCTTCAACACTTTAGCCATCAACATCCACTGGTGTCTAATGAAAGCCATGGCCACGAAATTGAAAAGGTGAAATGCTCAAGATGTGGGGAGTCAGTGTCAGGTTCCAGCTTTGGTTGTGCGGAGTGTGGGTTTTATCTACACAAGCAGTGTGCTGAGGCTCCTACAGAGATGAATCACCCTTTCCATCGCGACCACAACCTTAATCTTCTTGCAAGGAATCCATACAACGCCGGTACAG CTTCTACTACAGCGACAGCCGCCATTGCCGCCACGACAACCTCCACCGCAACGACAACCTCGACCGCAGCGACAGCCGCCACCGCTGCCTCGACAGCCTCCACTGCAGCGACAACCTCAACCGCAGCAACAGCCTCAACCGCCGCGACAGCTGCCACCGCCGCCGCGATAGCCTCCACCAATGCGACAACCTCCACAGCTGCAACAGCCGCCGCCACAGTGATAGCCTCAACCGCCGTGACAGCAGCCACCGTCGCCGTCGCTGTTGCAGTAGTCGTAGAGGCTGCCGCCATGGCATGTTTCTCTGTTTTCTCAAATTATTTAacttatttgtaa